In Chryseobacterium gotjawalense, the following are encoded in one genomic region:
- a CDS encoding DUF5686 family protein → MKKHSAILFLFIGLFFFGQSKITVLKTGEGTPIPNASIFCKGKLFGKTNTEGTLTFKTKCEKVQVKAPGFYEDEAVVDKVMEISLSKNDPKTQSIEGVIISDKSDPRALRILQKVNDNFKNNSPQSLDSYSFKSYEKISFDFDEDSIKQYSQYLNHRLDSLKTVPVAIQSAEKKKDSLENLNVMKLMTESKLFLWERASEFLYSKKYGEKINILDNRVAGLKQPVYEMLALRSNRNKIPKEIQEENRTLYRYFLTDSIEIEGRKNYVIRFRQTDYKNPVQKRKFNGYIYVDAETYGLKKIESNSKKKSEGSITSIWKPIDNKWFLLKENFKIKMGSTVFDVNKTDKKKKDDSDEKLKKQFGNYVFVRADYFDFKTSVDENKKDFSGYSMSVKNTAGDILEKYRTDSLTTREKMTYSKIDSVGKKYNLDQKLNVFTGFLKGKIRVGNVDFDALQLLKYNQYEGFRLGAGIKMNEKFNKYISPDAYIAYGFKDSSWKYGAGIDIKTTLDKTSFFRGEYYNDVDAAGRFNENLWNFKMKINNSGVDLNNDRFYHFEGFKVSYENDLSNSLTLRVSAKRDREEAKFDYSYNNLGNRFENVATQLTLKYSPNSKSMMTPSGKLTYEQNYPEFYFNYEQGIKTLGGDFGFSRFDFLIQHIFKTKIGVTGARLYTGLSIGNAPIWHQYAVNGLGNGESSLNFNLTSYLGFATMEGGKYYNDKFVGYYLTHRIPYYFSTFGKKISSFDMVYRGITGDMKNPEIHQFDFQKLDHFYQEIGLEANNFLGSPFNLGFFYRVGYYATPTFKENFAIQLKLNFLGF, encoded by the coding sequence ATGAAAAAACACAGTGCAATTCTCTTTTTATTTATTGGTCTTTTCTTCTTCGGACAATCTAAAATTACGGTTTTAAAAACGGGTGAAGGAACACCGATTCCCAATGCTTCCATTTTTTGTAAAGGAAAACTTTTTGGTAAAACCAATACTGAAGGCACTTTAACCTTCAAAACAAAATGTGAAAAAGTACAAGTAAAAGCTCCGGGCTTTTATGAAGACGAAGCCGTGGTTGATAAAGTGATGGAAATTTCTCTTTCTAAAAACGATCCTAAAACCCAGTCGATTGAAGGAGTCATCATTTCTGATAAAAGTGACCCGCGCGCGTTGAGAATTTTACAGAAAGTAAATGATAATTTCAAAAATAATTCACCGCAAAGTTTAGACTCCTACTCCTTTAAATCTTATGAGAAAATTTCTTTCGACTTCGATGAAGACAGTATTAAGCAGTACAGTCAATATTTGAATCACCGTCTTGATTCACTGAAAACAGTTCCTGTCGCGATACAATCTGCCGAAAAAAAGAAAGATTCATTAGAAAATCTGAATGTGATGAAACTGATGACTGAGAGTAAATTGTTTCTTTGGGAAAGAGCTTCTGAGTTTTTATATTCCAAAAAATACGGCGAAAAAATCAATATTCTGGACAATCGTGTGGCTGGTTTAAAACAACCGGTTTACGAAATGCTGGCGCTGCGCTCTAACAGAAATAAAATTCCCAAAGAAATCCAGGAGGAAAACCGGACTCTTTACCGCTACTTTCTGACAGACAGTATCGAGATTGAAGGCAGAAAAAATTATGTAATCCGTTTTCGCCAGACCGATTATAAAAACCCGGTGCAGAAACGAAAATTCAACGGTTATATCTACGTCGACGCCGAAACTTATGGCCTGAAAAAAATCGAAAGCAACAGCAAGAAAAAAAGTGAAGGATCAATCACAAGCATCTGGAAACCCATCGACAACAAATGGTTTTTGCTCAAAGAAAATTTTAAAATAAAAATGGGATCCACCGTTTTTGACGTCAACAAAACGGACAAAAAGAAAAAGGATGATTCAGACGAAAAATTGAAAAAACAGTTTGGAAACTACGTTTTTGTGAGGGCAGATTATTTCGATTTTAAAACTTCCGTTGACGAGAATAAAAAAGATTTTTCGGGATATTCAATGTCGGTAAAAAACACCGCCGGAGATATTCTGGAAAAATACAGAACAGATTCTTTGACAACACGCGAAAAAATGACCTATTCCAAAATCGACAGCGTAGGAAAAAAATACAACCTCGATCAGAAATTGAATGTTTTTACCGGTTTTCTCAAAGGCAAAATCAGAGTTGGGAATGTAGATTTTGATGCACTTCAACTGCTGAAATACAATCAATACGAAGGTTTTCGTCTGGGTGCAGGCATTAAAATGAATGAAAAATTCAACAAATATATTTCACCCGACGCCTATATCGCTTATGGATTCAAAGATTCTTCCTGGAAATATGGTGCCGGAATCGATATCAAAACAACGTTAGACAAAACTTCTTTTTTCCGGGGCGAATATTATAACGACGTCGATGCGGCGGGACGTTTCAATGAAAATCTCTGGAACTTTAAAATGAAAATCAATAATTCCGGTGTGGACTTAAACAATGACAGATTCTACCATTTCGAAGGTTTTAAAGTGTCCTACGAAAATGATCTGTCTAATTCGCTGACTCTGAGAGTTTCTGCCAAGAGAGATCGCGAGGAAGCAAAATTCGATTACAGTTACAACAATCTCGGAAATCGTTTTGAAAATGTCGCAACGCAACTTACCCTGAAATATTCACCGAATTCTAAAAGTATGATGACGCCATCAGGAAAGTTAACGTATGAACAGAACTATCCGGAGTTTTATTTCAATTACGAACAAGGTATAAAAACTTTAGGCGGAGACTTCGGTTTCAGCAGATTTGACTTTCTGATTCAACACATTTTCAAAACCAAAATCGGTGTTACGGGTGCTCGTTTGTATACCGGTCTGAGTATCGGAAATGCGCCGATTTGGCATCAGTACGCGGTTAACGGTTTAGGAAATGGCGAAAGTTCTCTTAATTTCAACCTTACTTCTTACCTCGGTTTTGCCACGATGGAAGGCGGCAAATATTATAATGACAAGTTCGTAGGTTATTATTTAACGCACAGAATCCCCTATTATTTCAGCACTTTCGGAAAGAAAATTTCCAGTTTCGATATGGTGTACCGTGGAATTACGGGCGATATGAAAAATCCGGAAATTCATCAGTTTGATTTTCAGAAACTCGACCATTTTTATCAGGAAATCGGTTTAGAAGCCAACAACTTTTTAGGGAGTCCTTTCAATTTAGGATTCTTCTACCGCGTGGGATATTACGCCACTCCAACCTTTAAAGAAAATTTCGCCATACAGTTAAAACTCAATTTTTTAGGATTTTAG
- a CDS encoding DUF1599 domain-containing protein, whose amino-acid sequence MQKTSQQFDEVINVCRELFSNKLSDYGASFRVLRTSSLTDQIFIKVKSLRNFQTTAISKVGESEEENFIAIVNYSIIGLIQLEKGFADDFKQDRNEILKMYDQFAREAKELMLRKNHDYGEAWREMRISSITDLIYQKVLRTKQIEDNSGITLVSEGIDANYFDMLNYAVFCLIKFSEEKEVSKPL is encoded by the coding sequence ATGCAAAAAACATCACAACAGTTCGACGAAGTTATCAACGTCTGCCGCGAATTATTCAGTAATAAACTGTCTGATTACGGCGCATCATTTCGAGTTTTACGAACTTCATCATTAACAGATCAGATTTTCATTAAAGTTAAAAGTTTAAGAAATTTCCAAACCACGGCAATTTCTAAAGTCGGCGAATCAGAAGAAGAAAATTTTATCGCTATTGTAAACTACTCTATTATCGGATTAATCCAGTTAGAGAAAGGCTTTGCAGATGATTTCAAACAGGATCGCAATGAAATCCTGAAAATGTATGACCAGTTTGCTCGTGAAGCCAAAGAATTAATGCTGAGAAAAAATCACGATTACGGAGAAGCCTGGCGCGAAATGCGGATCTCATCAATTACCGATCTGATCTATCAAAAAGTACTGAGAACCAAACAGATAGAAGACAACTCCGGTATAACTTTAGTTTCCGAAGGAATTGACGCCAATTATTTTGATATGCTGAATTATGCGGTTTTCTGCCTGATAAAATTCTCTGAAGAAAAAGAAGTTTCCAAACCACTATAA
- the recG gene encoding ATP-dependent DNA helicase RecG: MTLETPIEFLKGIGPERAKFIKNVLGFTTVEDFLTFYPLRYIDKSKVHKIGDLRTEPDAEIQFKGKITDIQEVAYGKGQKRLTAKFRDDSGTLDLVWFRYSKWMKEQIPLNQEMFVFGKINEFNGIFSMPHPEIEADEKKALSGTLLPIYPGSEKLSKRGLNNKFFQTVIADIVKNLPNLVSENLPGSLMKSLNLIGRIPALYHIHFPKDLVHFQHAENRVKFEEAFFFQLGYGLKKQHHKTSVAGNPFPKIGENFNQFYNEFIPFELTNAQKRVLKEIRTDLKKPIQMNRLLQGDVGSGKTMVALLSMLIALDNGFQSCMMAPTEILAQQHFNSIQELLEKTDIKVRLLTGSTKTSDRKVIHQELLSGELSILIGTHAVLEDIVQFKNLGLAIIDEQHRFGVAQRAKLWAKNKIAPHILVMTATPIPRTLAMSFYSDLDVSVIDELPVGRKAIITARRREKDRLSIFRFAKEEIEKGRQIYFVYPLIEESETLDYKNLLENLEHIIEFYEGFNVTMLHGRMKPAEKEAAMQYFASGKAHIMVATTVIEVGVNVPNASVMIIESAERFGLSQLHQLRGRVGRGAEQSYCILVTSDKLSSDSRTRMKTMVETNDGFKISEVDMKLRGPGDILGTQQSGVVDFKKLDLVADGKIIKAAKLTVEKLLKNDPHLEHPENFELRTYYAKQYKGKNKWGRIS, encoded by the coding sequence TTGACTTTAGAAACTCCCATAGAATTTTTAAAGGGAATCGGTCCCGAACGCGCCAAATTCATTAAAAATGTTTTAGGATTTACGACTGTGGAAGATTTTCTAACTTTTTATCCTTTAAGATATATTGATAAAAGCAAAGTTCATAAAATAGGCGATTTAAGAACAGAACCCGATGCTGAAATCCAATTTAAAGGCAAGATTACCGATATTCAGGAAGTGGCTTACGGCAAAGGTCAGAAGAGATTAACGGCTAAATTCCGTGATGATTCGGGCACGCTGGATCTCGTCTGGTTTCGGTATTCAAAATGGATGAAAGAACAAATTCCCCTCAATCAGGAAATGTTCGTCTTTGGTAAAATCAATGAATTCAACGGGATTTTCTCAATGCCTCATCCCGAAATCGAAGCCGATGAAAAGAAAGCCCTTTCAGGAACGCTCTTGCCGATTTATCCCGGCAGTGAAAAACTCTCGAAGCGTGGATTAAATAACAAGTTTTTTCAAACGGTAATCGCTGACATTGTTAAAAACCTGCCCAATTTAGTTTCGGAAAACCTACCCGGTTCCTTAATGAAAAGTTTGAACTTAATCGGAAGAATTCCCGCTTTATACCATATTCATTTCCCGAAAGATCTCGTTCATTTTCAACATGCAGAAAACAGAGTCAAATTTGAAGAAGCCTTTTTTTTCCAGTTAGGGTATGGTTTAAAAAAGCAACATCATAAAACGTCCGTAGCTGGAAATCCTTTCCCGAAAATCGGTGAAAATTTCAATCAGTTTTACAACGAATTCATTCCTTTTGAACTGACCAATGCCCAAAAAAGAGTTTTAAAGGAAATCCGGACTGATCTGAAAAAACCGATTCAGATGAACCGGCTTCTTCAAGGCGATGTAGGTTCCGGAAAAACCATGGTAGCGCTTCTTTCGATGTTGATCGCTCTGGATAACGGTTTTCAGAGCTGCATGATGGCTCCGACAGAAATTCTGGCGCAGCAGCATTTTAATTCCATTCAGGAACTTTTAGAAAAAACAGATATTAAAGTCCGGTTGTTAACAGGTTCAACCAAAACGTCGGATCGAAAAGTTATTCATCAGGAACTTCTTTCCGGTGAACTTTCAATTCTGATCGGAACGCACGCGGTTTTAGAAGATATCGTACAATTTAAAAATTTAGGTCTCGCCATTATTGATGAGCAACATCGGTTTGGTGTGGCGCAAAGAGCGAAATTATGGGCGAAAAACAAAATCGCTCCGCACATTCTCGTCATGACTGCAACGCCGATTCCACGGACTTTAGCGATGAGTTTTTACAGTGATTTAGATGTGTCGGTCATCGATGAACTACCGGTCGGCAGAAAAGCCATTATCACCGCACGCCGTCGGGAAAAAGACCGATTATCGATTTTTCGTTTTGCCAAAGAGGAGATTGAAAAAGGCCGTCAAATCTATTTCGTTTATCCTTTAATTGAAGAATCCGAAACTTTGGATTATAAAAATTTATTAGAAAACTTAGAACATATCATCGAATTTTATGAAGGATTTAATGTAACTATGCTTCACGGCCGAATGAAACCTGCTGAAAAAGAAGCAGCGATGCAGTATTTCGCTTCCGGAAAAGCCCATATTATGGTTGCAACCACGGTCATCGAAGTCGGTGTAAATGTTCCCAATGCGTCGGTGATGATTATTGAAAGTGCCGAAAGATTTGGCCTGTCCCAACTTCATCAACTTCGCGGAAGAGTGGGTCGCGGTGCCGAACAGAGTTACTGTATTTTGGTCACTTCCGATAAACTTTCCAGTGACAGCCGAACCCGGATGAAAACAATGGTCGAAACGAATGACGGTTTTAAGATTTCAGAAGTTGATATGAAACTGCGCGGTCCCGGCGATATTCTCGGAACCCAGCAAAGTGGTGTTGTCGATTTTAAAAAACTCGATTTAGTGGCAGACGGCAAAATCATCAAAGCTGCAAAATTGACCGTTGAAAAATTACTCAAAAATGATCCTCATCTAGAACATCCTGAAAATTTCGAATTACGAACCTATTATGCGAAACAATACAAAGGAAAAAATAAATGGGGACGAATTTCCTAA
- the folP gene encoding dihydropteroate synthase — protein sequence MNTEIPKPQSSNFSTLNCHGHLVALSEPKVMGILNITPDSFSDGGKFNTEKAALLHAEKMITDGASIIDLGAQSTRPNAEFLSSKEEISRIGNLISIIKKEFPHILISLDTFYSETVKFGFDEGLDLVNDISGGMFDDKMFEKVAETGLPYILMHINPTYESMHEKLIHDDIILHINCYFSEKIQKLRSFGIKDIILDPGFGFGKTVEQQHQMIDETEMIGFGEYPLLIGISRKSFIYKPLGKSPLDIQEETQKIHLKILQKGAKILRVHDVLATKKTIDLFLKK from the coding sequence ATGAATACTGAAATTCCGAAACCGCAATCTTCCAATTTTTCAACTCTAAATTGCCATGGTCATTTAGTCGCTTTATCAGAACCTAAAGTGATGGGAATCCTCAATATCACGCCGGATTCGTTTTCCGATGGAGGAAAATTCAATACCGAAAAGGCAGCGCTTTTACATGCCGAAAAAATGATTACTGACGGAGCTTCGATCATCGATCTCGGCGCACAGTCGACCAGACCAAATGCCGAATTTTTAAGTTCAAAAGAAGAAATTTCAAGAATAGGAAATCTGATCTCTATAATTAAAAAAGAATTTCCACACATTTTAATTTCATTAGACACGTTTTATTCTGAAACGGTAAAGTTTGGTTTTGATGAAGGATTGGATTTGGTCAATGATATTTCAGGCGGAATGTTTGATGACAAAATGTTCGAAAAAGTTGCCGAAACAGGACTTCCATATATTTTAATGCACATTAACCCGACTTATGAATCGATGCATGAAAAGCTCATTCATGACGATATTATCCTCCATATCAATTGTTATTTTTCTGAAAAGATTCAAAAATTAAGAAGTTTCGGAATTAAGGACATCATTCTCGATCCCGGTTTTGGATTCGGGAAAACTGTGGAGCAGCAACATCAGATGATTGATGAAACGGAGATGATCGGATTTGGTGAATATCCTTTGTTAATCGGTATTTCCCGAAAATCATTTATTTATAAACCTTTAGGAAAATCGCCTTTAGATATTCAGGAAGAAACGCAGAAAATCCATTTAAAAATTCTGCAAAAAGGAGCAAAAATCCTGCGTGTTCACGATGTTTTGGCAACTAAAAAAACAATTGATTTGTTTTTGAAAAAGTAA